Proteins encoded in a region of the Syntrophorhabdales bacterium genome:
- a CDS encoding Xaa-Pro peptidase family protein, translating to MNEKRVDRVLRVLKQMDVDAIILRGMDNIFYLSGFRGSEGSLLVTKGDIALLTDFRYLTHAAEVTRGISIVETRGKENHLATLCERYGIKKLGFDSYNTTYQVYQVWCETAPGVEFVPIGLEIEAIRKQKEPEEIIAIRRAIQLATDAFTHVLGKIAPGVTERQVAAELDYTMMSLGADGPSFETIVASGARAALPHARPTDKALKQGETVIIDFGCQAGGYTSDETCTIAVGEVDGKMQEIFSVVDEARKTGIKAVKAGMPIAELDTVVRGLVEERGYGEFFRHGTGHGVGIAVHEAPAITLKAENILEENMVITIEPGIYIPNFGGIRMEDMVLVTEAGGEVLTHLRKDLLRI from the coding sequence ATGAACGAGAAACGAGTTGACCGCGTTCTCCGCGTACTGAAGCAGATGGACGTGGACGCGATTATTCTCAGAGGCATGGACAACATCTTCTACTTGAGCGGGTTCAGGGGCTCTGAAGGTAGCCTTCTCGTGACAAAGGGAGACATAGCGCTGCTTACAGACTTCAGATATCTCACCCATGCGGCAGAGGTGACAAGGGGCATCTCCATCGTTGAAACCAGGGGTAAAGAAAACCACCTGGCTACGCTCTGTGAGCGCTACGGTATCAAGAAGTTAGGCTTTGACAGTTATAACACGACATACCAGGTTTACCAGGTGTGGTGCGAAACAGCGCCCGGCGTTGAGTTTGTTCCCATTGGATTAGAGATTGAAGCAATACGAAAACAGAAAGAGCCTGAAGAAATCATTGCTATCCGCCGGGCTATCCAGCTGGCTACGGACGCCTTCACTCACGTGCTCGGAAAAATAGCACCGGGCGTGACCGAGCGTCAGGTGGCTGCCGAACTGGACTACACCATGATGAGCCTTGGAGCCGATGGCCCCTCTTTTGAGACGATCGTTGCTTCAGGTGCGAGGGCGGCACTGCCCCATGCAAGGCCGACAGATAAGGCTTTGAAGCAGGGGGAGACAGTCATAATCGATTTTGGATGTCAGGCGGGGGGGTACACCAGCGACGAAACCTGCACCATCGCTGTCGGCGAGGTAGACGGGAAAATGCAGGAAATTTTCAGCGTGGTGGACGAGGCAAGAAAAACAGGCATCAAGGCAGTGAAGGCGGGCATGCCTATCGCTGAACTCGATACGGTTGTGAGGGGACTGGTGGAGGAACGTGGCTACGGGGAGTTTTTCCGTCACGGCACCGGGCACGGGGTAGGGATCGCGGTACACGAAGCGCCGGCCATTACCCTCAAGGCTGAAAATATACTGGAAGAGAACATGGTGATCACCATTGAGCCCGGTATTTACATACCGAACTTCGGCGGTATTCGTATGGAAGATATGGTGCTCGTAACGGAGGCAGGCGGCGAGGTGCTTACGCACCTGCGCAAGGATTTACTCCGAATCTGA
- the tmk gene encoding dTMP kinase, whose translation MLITFEGIEGSGKTTQADLLHTYLKGEGYNVIKTREPGGTGLGEALRDVLLRKDLRVFPLSELLVFMAVRAQHMEEVISPALAEGKIVLCDRFVDATYAYQGYGRSIDLGIIETFNRLVTKGVRPNLTILLDCDVDRAFQRKAAANQQMDRFERESLSFHRKIREAYLKLSEEDSKRFFVIQPSVDIGQAHRTIREKAESLLKSHGI comes from the coding sequence ATGCTCATTACCTTCGAAGGAATAGAGGGAAGCGGAAAAACGACCCAGGCAGATCTGCTCCACACCTACCTCAAGGGGGAAGGATATAACGTAATCAAGACACGGGAGCCGGGCGGTACCGGCTTGGGGGAGGCCCTGCGCGACGTGTTGCTGCGCAAGGATCTGCGTGTCTTCCCCCTTTCAGAGTTGCTTGTTTTCATGGCAGTCAGAGCCCAGCACATGGAGGAGGTTATTTCCCCGGCTCTGGCTGAAGGCAAGATTGTGTTATGTGACAGGTTCGTTGACGCAACGTATGCCTACCAGGGCTACGGACGCTCCATTGATCTCGGGATCATTGAAACGTTCAACAGGCTTGTTACGAAAGGCGTACGACCCAACCTCACCATCCTCCTGGATTGCGATGTGGATCGCGCTTTTCAACGGAAGGCTGCGGCAAACCAGCAGATGGACCGGTTCGAGAGGGAGAGTCTTTCTTTCCACCGAAAAATACGGGAGGCCTACCTCAAATTGTCAGAGGAAGACAGCAAACGTTTTTTTGTGATCCAGCCGAGCGTTGATATTGGACAGGCACATCGCACAATTCGGGAGAAGGCGGAGAGCCTTCTCAAGAGTCATGGAATTTAA
- the efp gene encoding elongation factor P: MIVSTAEFRKGLKILVDNEPFVIVEFQHVKPGKGGAFVKTRIKSLVSGNVLDRTFRSGDKAEVPDVEQKEMQYLYKEEDRYYFMDTATYDQTFVPEANLGDAINYLKDGMVIALSFYKGKAIGVELPNFVDLKVVKTEPGMKGDTAQNATKPAQLESGYTLQVPLFLEEGEVIKIDTRTGQYITRVSR, from the coding sequence ATGATCGTTTCCACCGCAGAGTTTAGAAAGGGCCTTAAGATTCTTGTCGACAACGAACCGTTTGTGATCGTGGAGTTCCAGCACGTGAAGCCTGGAAAAGGCGGCGCCTTTGTTAAAACGCGCATCAAGAGTCTCGTTTCCGGCAATGTGCTTGACAGGACGTTCAGGTCCGGCGACAAGGCCGAGGTGCCCGATGTGGAGCAGAAAGAAATGCAGTACCTGTACAAGGAAGAGGATCGTTACTATTTTATGGACACCGCTACCTATGATCAGACCTTCGTGCCCGAGGCTAACCTGGGCGATGCCATTAACTATCTCAAGGACGGCATGGTGATAGCCCTTTCCTTTTACAAGGGCAAGGCTATAGGCGTTGAACTTCCGAATTTTGTCGACTTGAAGGTGGTCAAGACAGAGCCGGGCATGAAAGGGGACACGGCGCAGAATGCTACGAAACCTGCGCAACTTGAATCGGGCTACACGCTGCAGGTCCCACTCTTTCTCGAAGAGGGCGAGGTAATCAAGATAGATACAAGAACTGGCCAGTACATCACCAGGGTTTCCAGGTAG